Proteins from one Ornithobacterium rhinotracheale genomic window:
- a CDS encoding GSCFA domain-containing protein: MEFSTKIKIENPDFNIQHQEPLFSMGSCFAENIYNKLSEFKFPAMCNPFGTLFHPLAIENALMRIYSQQFYTPKEIFHYNDLFFSWDHSTKFSTNKVDDTLEKINQNIEQAHLFTNHAQVFIFTLGTAWAYHLKKGNFFVANCHKIPQSQFDKILLTPTQVIQSLRNIIALCKDINPEANVIFTISPVRHAKDGFRENNLSKGTLHLAINHVLSDETPGVYYFPSYEIVLDELRDYRFYDRDMLHPNQLAVEYIWERFADTFFSQKTQELNKEVGKINAAVAHRPMNPYAIEHRKFLYDTLKNIDQLALSFPPDTFKQEIDKIKYQIQHVY, encoded by the coding sequence ATGGAATTTAGTACCAAAATAAAAATAGAAAATCCAGATTTTAATATTCAGCATCAGGAGCCGCTATTTTCTATGGGTTCTTGCTTTGCCGAAAATATTTATAATAAATTATCTGAGTTTAAATTTCCTGCGATGTGCAATCCGTTTGGGACATTGTTTCATCCGCTGGCAATAGAAAACGCTTTGATGCGCATTTATTCGCAACAATTTTACACGCCAAAGGAGATTTTTCACTACAATGATTTATTCTTTAGTTGGGATCATAGCACTAAATTTTCGACCAACAAAGTCGATGATACGCTTGAGAAAATCAACCAAAATATAGAACAAGCACATTTGTTTACCAATCATGCGCAAGTCTTTATTTTTACTTTGGGCACAGCTTGGGCTTATCATTTAAAAAAAGGAAATTTCTTTGTGGCTAATTGCCATAAAATACCCCAATCGCAGTTTGATAAAATTTTGCTTACCCCAACGCAGGTCATTCAATCGTTGAGAAACATCATTGCACTTTGCAAGGACATTAACCCAGAGGCTAATGTGATTTTTACCATCAGTCCTGTGCGACATGCTAAAGATGGTTTTAGAGAAAATAATTTAAGCAAGGGCACGCTACATTTAGCTATAAATCATGTTTTAAGCGATGAAACGCCTGGTGTGTATTATTTTCCTTCGTATGAAATTGTGCTCGATGAGTTGCGCGATTATCGTTTTTATGACAGGGATATGTTGCATCCTAATCAATTGGCGGTAGAATACATTTGGGAACGATTTGCCGATACTTTCTTTAGCCAAAAAACACAAGAGCTTAACAAAGAAGTGGGCAAAATCAACGCAGCGGTGGCACATCGCCCAATGAACCCGTATGCGATAGAACATCGTAAATTTTTGTACGACACGCTTAAAAACATCGACCAGCTGGCACTTTCGTTTCCGCCAGATACCTTTAAACAAGAAATAGATAAAATAAAATACCAAATTCAGCATGTATATTGA
- a CDS encoding TatD family hydrolase has translation MYIDSHTHLYSEAFENDVDQVVEQAISQGVERFFLPAVDSNTHEAMLSLEERYPTQMYSMMGLHPVDVKPESYKQELATVEEYLAKRAFAAVGEIGIDLYWEQSTLGIQQEAFAHQIHLAKKYNLPIVIHCREAFDEVFEVLEQNKDEKLFGIFHCFTGTLDQAEKAISYGLKLGIGGVVTFKNGKIDRFLNQIPLEHIVLETDSPYLAPTPHRGKRNESKYIPLIAQKLVDVYGVSLKEIEETTTKNSLEIFNLYK, from the coding sequence ATGTATATTGATTCTCACACCCATTTATATTCCGAAGCATTTGAAAACGATGTAGACCAAGTGGTGGAACAAGCCATTTCGCAAGGCGTGGAAAGATTTTTCTTGCCCGCGGTGGATTCCAATACGCACGAGGCTATGTTGTCGCTAGAGGAGCGATATCCTACGCAAATGTATAGCATGATGGGGCTGCACCCCGTGGATGTGAAACCAGAATCGTATAAACAAGAGTTGGCAACGGTAGAGGAGTATTTGGCAAAGAGAGCATTTGCTGCTGTGGGCGAAATCGGGATAGATTTGTATTGGGAACAAAGCACGCTGGGCATTCAGCAAGAGGCTTTTGCACATCAAATTCATTTAGCCAAAAAATATAATCTCCCGATTGTGATTCATTGTCGTGAGGCTTTTGATGAGGTGTTCGAAGTTTTGGAGCAGAATAAGGACGAAAAATTATTCGGGATTTTCCATTGTTTTACGGGGACTTTAGACCAAGCAGAAAAAGCGATTTCCTATGGTTTGAAGTTGGGAATTGGTGGTGTTGTTACTTTTAAAAATGGCAAAATCGATCGATTTTTAAATCAAATTCCATTGGAGCATATCGTGCTCGAAACCGATTCGCCGTATTTGGCACCTACGCCACATCGAGGCAAACGAAACGAGAGTAAATACATTCCGCTGATTGCGCAAAAATTGGTGGATGTGTACGGCGTGAGTTTAAAAGAAATCGAAGAAACTACGACTAAAAATTCGTTGGAAATATTTAATTTATATAAATAA
- a CDS encoding vancomycin high temperature exclusion protein — translation MFKKLIFPIGLICLAVLCIPFYTNYQASPYVKNKVSELSPRTFAIVLGAGLKNGGKPGYYLRNRLDDAVKLYQAGKIHKILISGDNSSENHDEISAMNNYLLQKGIPQNIIFGDYAGFDTYSSMERADKIFDIKDAIIVTQDFHLKRAVFLAREKGINAEGFASKVLRNEMKYFPREWGASIKAFFDCLINRTPKFYGEKVDTTQGSNIEIEQL, via the coding sequence ATGTTCAAAAAACTGATTTTTCCTATTGGGCTGATTTGCTTGGCGGTGTTGTGTATTCCGTTCTATACCAACTACCAAGCGTCGCCTTATGTGAAAAATAAAGTAAGCGAACTCTCGCCACGAACTTTTGCCATTGTGCTTGGTGCTGGACTTAAAAATGGAGGAAAACCAGGATATTATCTTCGCAATCGTTTGGACGATGCGGTAAAGCTATACCAAGCAGGAAAAATCCATAAAATCCTAATTTCTGGAGATAATAGCTCCGAGAATCATGATGAAATCTCGGCAATGAACAATTATTTGCTCCAAAAAGGAATCCCGCAAAATATCATTTTTGGCGATTATGCAGGATTTGATACTTACTCGAGTATGGAGCGTGCCGATAAGATTTTTGATATTAAAGACGCTATCATCGTAACGCAAGATTTTCATTTAAAGCGAGCTGTTTTTCTTGCCCGAGAAAAAGGCATCAACGCAGAAGGTTTTGCAAGCAAAGTGCTACGAAACGAGATGAAATATTTTCCAAGAGAATGGGGCGCTAGCATAAAAGCCTTTTTTGATTGTTTAATCAATCGCACGCCTAAATTCTACGGCGAAAAAGTAGACACTACACAAGGTTCCAACATCGAAATTGAGCAGTTGTAA